In Rhodospirillales bacterium, one genomic interval encodes:
- a CDS encoding molybdopterin oxidoreductase family protein: protein MAKGGAVDGYVSGTGYSACPHDCPSTCALEVELLPDGDIGRVHGSRDNTYTSGVVCAKVARYAERVHHPDRILRPLLRTGPKGTHQFREIGWDEALDRVAGRFQEQAARLGTETVWPYYYAGTMGLVQRDGINRLRHAMDYSDQKATICTGLCDAGWLAGTGSFRGPDPREMVQSDLIISWGGNPASTQVNVMTHIQRARKLRGAKLAVVDPYRTRTAQVADLHLCLRPGTDGALACAIMHVLFRDGYADRAYLERASDCPGRLEAHLESRTPAWAAGITGLQEAEIETFARLIGETDRTYIRVGYGFTRSRNGAANVHAATSIATVGGKWQYPGGGAFYSNRDIYHWDKTLIEGLDVRNPAIRTLDMSRIGPVLTNDPLDIGDGPPVTAMLVQNTNPADVAPELGLVHRGLARDDLFLCVHEQFPTETVRYADVVLPATTFVEHDDIYQGGGHQHVILGPKLIEPRGEARANHRVICDLAERLGASHPGFTMTEREIIDATLRASGHRPLSELEPERWFDVQPDFDEAHFETGFGFPDGKFRFAPDWSSVGPDHAVMPPLPDHLANIEECDADHPFRLVTAPAHNFLNTSFTETPTSQKKEAHPTARVHPEDLEALGIEDGDLVRLGNRRGDVLLHAQSFAGLQSGVVVVEGIWPGNAFIEGQGINTLVGSDAGPPNGGPAFHDTAVWLRAG, encoded by the coding sequence GTGGCAAAGGGCGGCGCTGTGGACGGCTACGTTTCTGGTACAGGCTACTCGGCTTGCCCGCACGACTGCCCCAGCACGTGCGCGCTCGAGGTGGAACTGCTCCCCGACGGGGACATCGGCCGCGTCCACGGGTCGCGCGACAATACGTACACGTCCGGGGTGGTCTGCGCGAAGGTCGCCAGGTACGCGGAGCGCGTCCATCACCCCGACCGGATTCTACGGCCATTGCTGCGAACCGGACCCAAGGGCACGCACCAGTTTCGGGAAATCGGCTGGGATGAGGCGCTCGACCGCGTGGCCGGGCGTTTTCAAGAGCAGGCGGCGCGCCTCGGCACCGAGACCGTATGGCCCTACTACTACGCGGGCACGATGGGGCTCGTGCAGCGCGACGGCATCAACCGGCTCCGGCACGCAATGGACTACTCCGACCAGAAGGCGACCATCTGCACCGGCCTGTGCGACGCCGGCTGGTTGGCCGGGACCGGCAGTTTCCGCGGACCCGACCCGCGGGAAATGGTGCAATCGGACCTGATCATCTCCTGGGGCGGGAACCCGGCGTCGACCCAAGTCAACGTGATGACCCATATCCAGCGCGCCCGCAAGCTCCGTGGCGCCAAGCTCGCGGTGGTCGATCCGTACCGCACGCGCACCGCGCAGGTCGCCGACCTGCATCTGTGCCTCCGTCCCGGGACGGACGGTGCGCTCGCGTGCGCGATCATGCACGTGCTGTTCCGGGACGGTTACGCCGACCGCGCCTACCTCGAACGCGCCAGCGACTGTCCGGGTCGGCTCGAGGCGCATCTCGAGAGCCGGACGCCCGCGTGGGCAGCCGGCATCACGGGGCTCCAGGAAGCCGAGATCGAGACCTTCGCCCGCCTGATCGGCGAGACCGATCGCACGTATATCCGGGTCGGCTACGGGTTCACCCGTTCGCGGAACGGCGCGGCCAACGTGCATGCCGCCACTTCGATCGCCACGGTCGGCGGCAAGTGGCAGTACCCGGGCGGCGGCGCGTTTTATTCAAACCGTGACATCTATCACTGGGACAAGACCCTGATCGAGGGGCTCGACGTGCGGAATCCCGCAATTCGCACGCTGGACATGTCGAGGATCGGGCCGGTCCTCACGAATGACCCGCTCGATATCGGCGACGGTCCTCCCGTGACCGCCATGCTGGTCCAGAACACCAACCCGGCCGACGTGGCGCCCGAGCTCGGACTGGTGCACCGGGGTCTGGCCAGGGACGACCTGTTCCTCTGCGTGCACGAGCAGTTTCCCACTGAGACCGTCCGCTACGCGGACGTGGTGCTGCCGGCAACGACGTTCGTCGAGCACGACGACATCTACCAGGGCGGTGGCCACCAGCACGTGATCCTCGGACCCAAGCTGATCGAACCCCGGGGCGAGGCCCGGGCGAATCATCGCGTGATCTGCGACCTGGCCGAACGCCTGGGCGCGAGCCATCCCGGTTTCACGATGACCGAACGCGAGATCATTGACGCGACGCTTCGGGCGTCCGGCCACCGCCCGCTGAGCGAGCTCGAGCCCGAGCGGTGGTTCGACGTGCAGCCGGACTTCGACGAGGCGCATTTCGAGACCGGCTTCGGATTCCCGGACGGGAAGTTTCGGTTCGCGCCCGACTGGAGCTCGGTCGGCCCGGATCACGCCGTGATGCCGCCGCTCCCGGATCATCTCGCCAACATCGAAGAGTGCGACGCCGACCACCCCTTCCGCCTGGTCACGGCGCCGGCGCACAACTTCCTCAACACGTCGTTCACGGAGACGCCAACGTCCCAGAAGAAGGAGGCGCATCCGACAGCGCGCGTCCACCCTGAGGATCTCGAGGCGCTCGGGATCGAGGACGGCGACCTCGTCCGTCTCGGCAACCGCCGGGGCGACGTGCTGCTGCACGCCCAGTCATTCGCCGGCCTGCAGTCCGGGGTGGTGGTCGTGGAGGGCATCTGGCCCGGGAACGCCTTCATCGAAGGGCAGGGCATCAACACACTGGTCGGTTCCGATGCCGGCCCGCCCAACGGCGGCCCGGCGTTTCACGACACGGCCGTCTGGCTGCGCGCCGGCTGA
- the msrP gene encoding protein-methionine-sulfoxide reductase catalytic subunit MsrP, with translation MAIRIPRGWELPESAVTPESVFLNRRQIIQGLAAGSIAAAAPGLAWGATDSDDPSAGLYPVARDERFVPGEGRKVTAEEWATRYNNFYEFGTSKKIWKAAQALKIRPWEVRIDGEVESPRTIAIDDLLAQMPLEERVYRHRCVEAWSMVVPWSGFAFREFVRFANPTANARYVAMETFLDPDTAKGQRQDWYPWPYVEGLTMEEANHELAFLVTGLYGKPLPRQNGSPLRLAVPWKYGFKSIKSIVRFTFTAERPVSFWEEMNSKEYGFWANVNPAVPHPRWSQATEKDLGTGKRIPTKIFNGYEEWVAALYEGNTDSTLYR, from the coding sequence ATGGCAATCCGTATCCCGAGGGGCTGGGAGCTTCCCGAGAGCGCCGTCACGCCCGAAAGCGTCTTCCTGAATCGGCGCCAGATCATCCAGGGTCTTGCGGCGGGCAGCATTGCGGCCGCCGCCCCGGGGCTCGCGTGGGGCGCCACAGATTCCGACGATCCGAGCGCAGGGCTGTACCCCGTCGCCCGCGACGAACGCTTCGTACCCGGCGAGGGGCGCAAGGTGACGGCCGAGGAATGGGCGACGCGATACAACAACTTCTATGAGTTCGGAACGAGCAAGAAGATTTGGAAGGCCGCCCAGGCGCTGAAGATCCGGCCCTGGGAAGTGCGGATTGACGGCGAGGTCGAATCGCCGCGGACCATCGCTATCGATGATCTGCTGGCTCAGATGCCGCTGGAGGAGCGCGTGTACCGGCACCGCTGCGTGGAGGCCTGGTCGATGGTCGTCCCGTGGTCGGGATTCGCGTTCCGGGAGTTCGTGCGGTTCGCGAACCCCACCGCCAACGCCAGATACGTGGCGATGGAGACGTTCCTGGACCCGGATACCGCCAAGGGCCAGCGGCAGGACTGGTACCCGTGGCCATACGTGGAAGGCCTCACGATGGAAGAGGCGAATCACGAACTGGCATTCCTGGTCACCGGCCTGTACGGGAAGCCGCTGCCGCGACAGAACGGCTCGCCGCTGCGACTTGCGGTGCCCTGGAAGTACGGTTTCAAGTCGATCAAGTCGATCGTCCGGTTCACGTTTACGGCCGAACGACCGGTCAGCTTCTGGGAGGAGATGAACTCCAAGGAGTACGGTTTCTGGGCGAACGTCAATCCGGCAGTCCCGCACCCGCGCTGGAGCCAGGCGACGGAAAAGGACCTCGGGACCGGAAAGAGGATCCCGACGAAGATCTTCAACGGGTACGAGGAGTGGGTGGCCGCGCTCTACGAGGGCAACACCGACTCGACGCTGTACCGCTAG
- a CDS encoding LysR family transcriptional regulator, whose protein sequence is MTEPPHLDWDRLRVFRVVADAGSFTRAGETLRLSQGAISRQIRSLEDSLGVTLFQRHARGLVLTEQGKILRRTARDVFDRISRMEAQLDHNRERPRGPLRVTTTVGFGSVWLPSQINEFLDRYPEINLSLVIDDSEVDVHLLKADVAIRMAPPRHPNLIQRHLFTGHIAIYAAPSYLRRFGTPQTLEDLLDHRIVTYGDQASIPFPGVNWLGEALRELDPHFEPAFTLNNLVGIVRSVEWGAGIAALPTLLVHQMGSCEHIMREIEGPLIEAYFVYPEVLRNTLRVNVFRDFLLEKIREVRL, encoded by the coding sequence ATGACGGAACCGCCGCATCTCGACTGGGACCGCCTGCGAGTATTCCGTGTCGTGGCCGACGCGGGTTCGTTCACGCGCGCCGGCGAGACGCTCCGCCTCTCGCAGGGCGCAATCAGCCGCCAGATCCGCTCGCTGGAAGACAGCCTCGGCGTCACGCTGTTCCAGCGACACGCCCGCGGCCTCGTTCTGACCGAGCAGGGCAAGATCCTCCGGCGCACCGCCCGTGACGTGTTTGACCGGATTTCGCGCATGGAGGCGCAGCTCGACCACAACCGTGAACGGCCGCGCGGTCCGCTCCGTGTCACCACCACCGTCGGATTCGGCTCGGTCTGGCTGCCGTCGCAGATCAACGAATTTCTCGACCGGTACCCGGAAATCAACCTGTCGCTGGTGATCGATGATTCCGAGGTGGACGTCCACCTGCTCAAGGCCGACGTCGCGATCCGGATGGCGCCCCCGCGACACCCCAACCTGATCCAGCGCCATCTCTTCACCGGACACATCGCGATCTACGCGGCGCCTTCGTACCTTCGGCGGTTCGGGACGCCGCAAACGCTCGAAGATCTGCTCGACCACCGGATCGTCACTTACGGGGATCAGGCGTCGATTCCGTTTCCCGGCGTCAACTGGTTGGGCGAGGCACTGCGCGAACTCGATCCCCACTTCGAGCCCGCATTCACGCTGAACAACCTGGTGGGCATCGTCCGCTCGGTGGAATGGGGAGCCGGCATCGCCGCCCTCCCCACCCTGCTCGTCCACCAGATGGGAAGCTGCGAACACATCATGCGCGAAATCGAGGGGCCGCTGATCGAGGCCTACTTCGTCTACCCGGAGGTACTCCGGAACACGCTGCGCGTGAACGTGTTCCGCGACTTCCTGCTCGAAAAGATCCGCGAAGTCAGGCTCTAG
- the trxB gene encoding thioredoxin-disulfide reductase — translation MSDTRDCPVLIVGSGPAGWTAAIYAARAALAPVVIRGLQPGGQLTITTDVENYPGFAEVVQGPWLMEQMEAQARAVGVDVVDDIVSAIDLGSQPFVCTGETGTRYRGQTVVLATGATARWLGLDSEQKYRGHGVSACATCDGFFFRGKEVAVVGGGNTAVEEALFLTKFASKVTLVHRRDKLRAERILQDRLIAEPRVEFAWNSVVEEILGDADGQTVAGVRLRSTNGGATRELAVEGVFVAIGHDPNTGLVRDQVETDADGYIKARPGSTATSVPGFFAAGDVQDKVFRQAVTAAGQGCMAALEAERFLAEAAQHREPS, via the coding sequence ATGAGCGACACCCGCGACTGCCCCGTTCTCATCGTTGGCTCTGGGCCGGCGGGCTGGACTGCCGCTATCTACGCGGCCCGGGCGGCGCTCGCCCCCGTCGTCATCCGGGGACTGCAGCCCGGCGGCCAACTCACGATTACGACCGACGTCGAGAACTACCCTGGCTTTGCCGAAGTCGTACAGGGGCCGTGGCTGATGGAGCAGATGGAGGCGCAGGCCCGCGCAGTCGGGGTGGACGTCGTCGACGACATCGTGTCGGCGATCGACCTCGGCAGCCAGCCGTTTGTCTGCACGGGCGAGACCGGCACCCGCTACCGAGGCCAGACGGTTGTCCTCGCAACCGGCGCCACCGCCCGCTGGCTGGGCCTGGATTCCGAGCAGAAGTACCGCGGACACGGGGTATCGGCCTGTGCCACGTGCGACGGCTTCTTTTTCAGGGGCAAGGAAGTCGCCGTGGTGGGCGGCGGCAATACGGCGGTCGAGGAAGCCCTGTTCCTCACCAAGTTCGCATCAAAGGTCACGCTGGTGCACCGGCGCGACAAGTTGCGGGCGGAGCGCATCCTGCAGGATCGGCTGATCGCCGAGCCCCGTGTCGAGTTCGCCTGGAACAGCGTCGTCGAGGAGATCCTGGGCGATGCCGACGGGCAGACCGTCGCCGGGGTACGCCTTCGCTCCACGAACGGCGGCGCGACGCGGGAACTGGCGGTCGAAGGCGTGTTCGTCGCGATCGGCCACGATCCCAACACGGGGTTGGTGCGGGATCAGGTGGAAACCGACGCCGACGGCTACATCAAGGCAAGGCCTGGCAGCACGGCCACCAGCGTTCCCGGTTTCTTCGCCGCCGGCGACGTCCAGGACAAGGTGTTTCGCCAGGCCGTGACGGCAGCGGGCCAGGGCTGCATGGCAGCCCTCGAAGCTGAGCGCTTCCTGGCGGAAGCAGCGCAGCACAGAGAACCATCATGA
- the greA gene encoding transcription elongation factor GreA: MPKVPMTEEGYRALRQELDLLKNEQRPAISAALAEARAHGDLSENAEYQAAKEKQGRIEARIARLSRRLGMAEVIRANDLSGDEVRFGAWVTIRSATDGAEDTYQIVGSDEADLDLDQISLESPIAKALLGKRKGMSVEVETPGGTSSYTVTEVSYRR, from the coding sequence ATGCCGAAAGTGCCCATGACCGAGGAAGGCTATCGCGCTCTCCGACAGGAACTCGATCTCCTGAAGAACGAGCAGCGGCCGGCCATCAGCGCCGCCCTGGCGGAAGCCCGCGCCCACGGCGACCTCTCGGAAAATGCGGAATACCAGGCCGCCAAGGAGAAGCAGGGGCGAATCGAAGCGCGCATCGCGCGGCTTTCGAGGCGACTCGGAATGGCCGAAGTCATCCGCGCCAACGACCTGTCGGGCGACGAGGTCCGCTTCGGGGCCTGGGTGACGATCCGCAGTGCGACGGACGGCGCCGAGGACACCTACCAGATCGTGGGCAGCGACGAGGCCGACCTCGACCTCGACCAGATCTCCCTCGAGTCCCCGATCGCGAAAGCGCTTCTGGGCAAACGCAAGGGCATGTCCGTCGAGGTGGAAACACCTGGGGGGACTTCCAGCTATACCGTTACCGAGGTCTCCTACCGGCGCTGA
- the carB gene encoding carbamoyl-phosphate synthase large subunit has protein sequence MPRRRDIESILVVGAGPIVIGQACEFDYSGSQACKVLRDEGYRVILVNSNPATIMTDPELAHVTYVEPTVPDTVRQIIVRERPDALLPTMGGQTALNIALALSEDGTLEHYGVELIGASIDAIHRAEDRERFRETMRSIGLATPESATAGTLAEAEAVVARLGLPAVVRPSFTLGGAGGGIARTPDEFRSIVQGGLDLSPVTQVLVEESVIGWKEFEMEVIRDRADNAIIVCSIENVDPMGVHTGDSITVAPALTLTDKEYQSLRDASIAILRAIGVETGGSNVQFAIDPTDGRIVVIEMNPRVSRSSALASKATGFPIAKVAARLAVGYTLDEIMNDVTGTTPASFEPVIDYIVTKVPRFTFEKFPGADPALTTSMKSVGEAMAIGRNFAESLQKALRSLELGLTGFDAVDVPRDRNGVDQHALLERLAQPTPRRVLLLAQAFREGLSLPEIYAATSIDPWFLARIEEIVLVEAELAGHGLPADPDAFRRIKSLGFADARIALLTNRDEAEVAAARRALGVRPAFRRVDTCAGEFAASTPYFYGSYEEGVSDGGETAPGDRRKVVILGGGPNRIGQGIEFDYCCVHAALALSGVGIETIMINCNPETVSTDYDTSDRLYFEPLTGEDVVEIIEAERGAGEFVGCIVQFGGQTPLRLAQALVAADIPVIGTSPDAIDLAEDRDRFSGLLARLDIRQPENGSCRNPDEAVRIAERIGYPVMVRPSYVLGGSAMEVVHDEASLVDYVRRAVHRHGSDDPILIDAFLSSAIEVDVDALSDGTTVVIGGVMEHVEEAGIHSGDSACSLPPHSLPDEIIDAIKEQTETLALSLGVVGLMNVQFAVTRATPDRPREVYVLEANPRASRTVPFVSKTTGNPLAHMASLVMGAGRKIADLDVRPWRNGHIAVKEAVFPFRRFPGADTLLGPEMKSTGEVMGIDRSFANAFAKAQVGAGTVLPTTGTLFLSVRDADKEDFVPVCKAFARYGFQLLGTTGTARFMRAHGLEIEPVKKVYEGSPHVVDAIRNGEVDMLFNTTEGAQSIADSLSMRREALNAGIPCFTTVAGSLAVVEAIESMRSASLDVASLQSYLG, from the coding sequence ATGCCGCGCCGCCGCGACATTGAATCGATCCTGGTAGTCGGCGCCGGGCCCATCGTCATCGGCCAGGCGTGCGAGTTCGACTATTCGGGGTCGCAGGCCTGCAAGGTTCTCCGGGACGAGGGGTACCGCGTGATCCTTGTCAATTCCAACCCGGCAACGATCATGACCGACCCCGAGCTGGCCCACGTGACCTACGTCGAGCCGACGGTGCCCGACACCGTGCGCCAGATCATCGTCAGGGAGCGCCCGGACGCGTTGCTTCCGACGATGGGCGGGCAGACGGCCCTCAACATCGCCTTGGCCCTGTCCGAGGACGGGACCCTGGAACACTACGGGGTTGAGCTCATCGGCGCGTCCATCGACGCGATTCACCGTGCCGAGGACCGTGAGCGGTTCCGCGAGACGATGCGCTCCATCGGCCTCGCCACGCCCGAAAGCGCCACGGCCGGAACGCTGGCCGAGGCGGAAGCGGTCGTGGCGAGGCTCGGTCTCCCGGCCGTGGTGCGCCCCTCATTCACGCTCGGCGGTGCCGGCGGCGGCATCGCCCGGACGCCGGACGAGTTCCGCTCGATCGTCCAGGGAGGGCTGGATCTCTCGCCGGTCACGCAGGTCCTGGTCGAGGAGTCCGTGATTGGCTGGAAAGAGTTCGAGATGGAGGTGATCCGCGACCGCGCGGACAACGCGATCATCGTCTGCTCGATCGAGAACGTCGATCCCATGGGGGTCCACACCGGCGACAGCATTACCGTTGCGCCTGCCCTCACACTGACGGACAAGGAATACCAGTCGCTCCGGGACGCTTCGATCGCGATTCTTCGGGCCATCGGGGTCGAGACCGGTGGTTCCAATGTGCAGTTCGCCATCGACCCGACCGACGGTCGGATCGTCGTGATCGAGATGAACCCGCGCGTATCACGCTCCAGCGCGCTGGCCTCCAAGGCCACCGGCTTTCCGATCGCCAAGGTCGCGGCGCGGCTGGCGGTCGGTTACACCCTCGACGAAATCATGAACGACGTGACCGGCACCACACCAGCCTCGTTCGAGCCGGTGATCGACTACATCGTCACGAAAGTGCCCCGTTTCACGTTCGAGAAATTTCCCGGCGCCGACCCGGCCCTCACCACGTCGATGAAGTCGGTCGGGGAGGCCATGGCGATTGGCCGCAATTTCGCGGAGTCCTTGCAGAAGGCCCTGCGTTCGCTCGAGTTGGGTCTGACGGGCTTCGACGCCGTGGACGTCCCGCGGGATCGCAATGGCGTTGACCAGCATGCACTGCTCGAACGCCTGGCCCAGCCGACGCCGCGGCGGGTGCTGCTCCTCGCGCAAGCATTTCGCGAGGGCCTGTCGCTTCCGGAAATTTACGCCGCCACCAGCATCGATCCGTGGTTCCTGGCCCGGATTGAAGAGATCGTCCTAGTGGAAGCTGAACTCGCCGGCCACGGTCTGCCGGCCGACCCGGACGCGTTTCGCAGGATCAAATCGTTAGGGTTTGCCGACGCGCGGATCGCCCTCCTGACCAACCGCGATGAGGCCGAGGTCGCTGCCGCCCGCCGTGCTCTCGGCGTGCGCCCGGCGTTCCGCCGGGTCGACACCTGCGCCGGGGAGTTTGCGGCCAGTACGCCGTATTTCTACGGGAGCTACGAGGAAGGCGTCTCCGACGGTGGCGAAACCGCGCCCGGCGACCGCCGCAAGGTCGTGATCCTCGGTGGCGGCCCCAACCGGATCGGACAGGGCATCGAGTTCGACTACTGCTGCGTGCACGCGGCACTGGCACTCAGCGGCGTCGGCATCGAAACGATCATGATCAACTGCAACCCGGAGACGGTGTCCACCGACTATGACACCTCGGACCGGCTCTACTTCGAGCCACTCACGGGCGAGGACGTGGTGGAGATCATCGAAGCGGAACGAGGAGCCGGGGAGTTCGTCGGCTGCATCGTGCAGTTCGGCGGGCAGACTCCGCTCCGGCTGGCGCAGGCACTGGTCGCAGCCGATATCCCGGTCATCGGTACGTCCCCCGACGCGATCGACCTTGCCGAAGACCGGGACCGGTTCAGCGGCCTGCTCGCCCGACTGGACATCCGGCAGCCCGAAAACGGCAGCTGCCGTAACCCCGATGAAGCGGTCCGAATTGCCGAGCGAATCGGCTATCCAGTGATGGTACGCCCATCGTACGTGCTTGGCGGCAGCGCGATGGAGGTGGTGCATGACGAAGCTTCCCTGGTCGACTACGTCAGGCGGGCGGTCCACCGGCACGGCAGTGATGACCCCATCCTGATCGATGCGTTCCTGTCATCCGCCATCGAGGTCGACGTGGACGCCCTGTCGGACGGGACCACGGTGGTGATCGGGGGTGTAATGGAACACGTCGAGGAGGCCGGCATCCATTCCGGCGACTCCGCCTGCTCCCTTCCACCCCATTCCCTCCCGGACGAGATCATTGACGCCATCAAGGAGCAGACCGAGACCCTGGCGCTGTCGCTCGGGGTCGTCGGGCTCATGAACGTGCAGTTCGCGGTTACCCGAGCGACACCGGACCGGCCGCGCGAGGTCTACGTGCTGGAAGCCAATCCACGCGCCAGCCGGACCGTGCCGTTCGTATCGAAGACGACGGGCAACCCGCTTGCCCACATGGCGTCCCTCGTGATGGGGGCCGGTCGGAAGATTGCCGACCTCGATGTTCGTCCGTGGCGCAACGGCCACATCGCCGTGAAGGAAGCCGTGTTCCCGTTTCGGCGCTTCCCCGGGGCTGACACGCTGCTCGGACCCGAGATGAAGTCGACGGGAGAAGTGATGGGAATCGACCGGTCGTTCGCCAACGCGTTCGCCAAGGCGCAGGTCGGTGCGGGGACGGTACTCCCAACCACCGGCACCCTGTTCCTGTCCGTGCGCGATGCCGACAAGGAGGACTTCGTTCCTGTCTGCAAGGCCTTCGCCCGCTATGGCTTCCAGTTACTCGGGACCACCGGCACAGCCCGTTTCATGCGCGCCCACGGGCTCGAGATCGAGCCGGTCAAGAAAGTCTACGAGGGGAGCCCCCACGTCGTGGATGCCATCCGCAACGGCGAAGTTGACATGCTTTTCAACACCACCGAAGGCGCGCAGTCCATTGCCGACAGCCTCTCGATGCGGCGCGAAGCGCTGAATGCCGGCATCCCCTGCTTCACCACGGTCGCCGGCAGCCTGGCCGTCGTGGAGGCCATCGAAAGCATGCGTTCCGCCAGTCTTGACGTAGCCTCGCTGCAGTCGTACTTGGGCTGA
- the carA gene encoding glutamine-hydrolyzing carbamoyl-phosphate synthase small subunit: MTQPGSPPRVPGRAESGILVLADGTVFRGRGWGKTGRAVGEVCFNTSMSGYQEVMTDPSYAGQIITFTFPHIGIVGCNATDHEAASPAARGAIFRADPTPPSNWRSEQPLDAWLRLAGIVGLSGIDTRALTLRIRAGGAPAGVIAHEPDGAFDIEQLVSEAAAWPGLAGMDLASEVTCRKPYTWTDGLWPGLGRTPVPAADAVPIVAVDYGVKHNILRLLVDRGLTPTVVPATEPAEAILARCPAGIFLSNGPGDPAATAEYAVPIIRRLIDSGLPLFGICLGHQLLAHALGARTEKMHQGHRGANQPVLDRATGKVEITSQNHGFVVCREALPETVEETHTSLFDGSIEGIRLRGRPVSGVQYHPEASPGPRDSAYLFDRFRSQIVEGAA, from the coding sequence ATGACCCAGCCCGGATCTCCCCCCCGAGTTCCCGGACGCGCGGAATCGGGGATTCTGGTGCTCGCCGACGGTACCGTATTCCGGGGCCGCGGGTGGGGCAAAACCGGCCGCGCCGTTGGCGAGGTGTGTTTCAACACCTCGATGTCCGGCTATCAGGAAGTGATGACTGACCCGAGCTACGCGGGCCAGATCATCACGTTCACGTTCCCGCACATCGGGATCGTCGGTTGCAACGCGACCGATCACGAAGCCGCATCCCCGGCCGCGCGTGGAGCCATCTTCCGGGCCGATCCCACGCCGCCTTCGAACTGGCGGAGCGAGCAGCCGCTCGACGCTTGGCTGCGGCTTGCCGGAATCGTGGGCCTTTCCGGCATCGACACGCGCGCCCTGACCCTCCGGATCCGCGCGGGCGGCGCGCCCGCAGGCGTGATCGCACACGAGCCGGACGGCGCCTTCGACATCGAACAGCTGGTCAGTGAGGCCGCCGCGTGGCCTGGCCTCGCGGGCATGGACCTGGCCAGCGAGGTCACGTGCCGCAAACCGTACACGTGGACCGACGGGCTATGGCCCGGGCTCGGGCGAACCCCGGTTCCGGCCGCGGACGCGGTACCCATTGTCGCCGTCGACTACGGGGTCAAGCACAACATTCTCAGACTCCTGGTCGACCGGGGGCTGACGCCGACCGTGGTACCGGCGACGGAGCCTGCCGAGGCAATCCTCGCCCGCTGTCCGGCAGGGATCTTTCTCTCGAACGGACCCGGCGACCCGGCGGCGACCGCGGAGTACGCGGTGCCCATCATCCGCAGACTGATCGACTCCGGGTTGCCGCTGTTCGGAATCTGCCTAGGTCACCAGCTGCTGGCGCACGCGCTGGGGGCGCGCACTGAGAAGATGCATCAGGGGCACCGGGGCGCCAACCAACCGGTGCTGGACCGCGCGACCGGCAAGGTCGAAATCACGAGTCAGAATCACGGCTTCGTGGTCTGCCGCGAAGCACTGCCGGAAACGGTTGAAGAGACCCACACGTCCTTGTTCGACGGGTCCATCGAGGGCATTCGCCTGCGCGGTCGCCCAGTGTCCGGGGTCCAGTACCACCCGGAAGCCTCGCCCGGTCCGCGCGACTCCGCCTACCTGTTCGATCGCTTTCGGTCGCAGATCGTCGAGGGGGCTGCCTGA
- a CDS encoding GatB/YqeY domain-containing protein — translation MRGSGRRLLALEVVGRLTMLQTNVRGRLRADLKAAVRAQDSARVATLRLVLAAIDDAEADLPEGEAGLDDAAIRDLIKRLHCHCEEAAAGAGSGVEGNAQVRELRRAERAVLAEYLPEPMNESEMALAVEQALGAAQARSIRDLGKTMAELRKICTNPEDLARARREARRRLEA, via the coding sequence ATGCGAGGTTCGGGCCGTCGCCTCCTGGCGCTGGAAGTTGTAGGCCGCCTCACGATGCTGCAAACGAATGTTCGCGGACGCCTGCGCGCCGATCTCAAGGCCGCAGTACGTGCGCAGGATAGCGCCCGGGTTGCGACGCTTCGGCTCGTGCTTGCCGCGATCGATGACGCGGAAGCCGACCTGCCGGAAGGAGAGGCTGGCCTTGATGACGCGGCCATCCGCGACTTGATCAAGCGCCTGCACTGTCATTGTGAAGAGGCCGCCGCCGGGGCCGGCAGCGGTGTGGAGGGCAACGCCCAGGTCCGCGAACTGCGGCGGGCGGAGCGGGCGGTGCTGGCCGAGTACCTGCCCGAGCCGATGAATGAATCCGAGATGGCGCTGGCGGTAGAGCAGGCCCTTGGCGCGGCGCAGGCGCGTTCCATCCGGGACCTGGGCAAAACAATGGCGGAACTCCGCAAGATCTGCACCAATCCCGAGGACCTGGCCCGGGCCCGGCGCGAAGCCCGGCGACGGCTCGAGGCCTGA